The Clostridium sporogenes genome contains a region encoding:
- a CDS encoding alpha/beta hydrolase yields the protein MRYHDLPGKDTPILFIHGLGCAGSFDYPEVAAQADLIEHRRILIDLLGSGFSDKPDNYLYTVKEHANYLYNFVQDLRLNKFIIFAHSLGGPIALELADK from the coding sequence ATGAGGTACCATGATTTGCCTGGAAAAGATACGCCAATATTATTTATTCATGGGTTAGGTTGTGCTGGATCTTTTGATTATCCTGAAGTGGCAGCACAAGCTGATTTAATTGAACACAGACGAATATTAATAGATTTGCTAGGTAGCGGATTTAGTGATAAACCAGATAATTATTTGTATACTGTTAAAGAACATGCAAACTATTTGTATAATTTTGTACAAGACCTAAGACTTAATAAGTTTATTATTTTTGCACATAGTTTAGGTGGGCCTATTGCACTTGAACTTGCAGATAAATGA
- a CDS encoding methyltransferase family protein codes for MNKKNHMSYFGVGPIYVMLTFIFTVIAVYIGKLQYFSIGIIQIMKIPLIILGVVLIVLGIILWVQAVIISKIDKNITENKLVTTGAYAWVRNPIYSAFTIVFTGILCLQNNLILLVFPLIYWLFLSIIVKKEESILEKTFGQEYLIYKSKVNRCIPWFPKQ; via the coding sequence ATGAATAAGAAAAACCATATGTCATACTTTGGAGTTGGTCCTATCTATGTTATGTTGACATTTATATTCACAGTTATTGCAGTTTACATAGGAAAGTTACAATATTTTTCAATTGGAATAATACAAATAATGAAAATTCCCTTGATTATCTTAGGAGTTGTATTAATTGTTTTAGGAATTATTTTATGGGTACAAGCAGTTATTATATCAAAGATAGATAAAAATATTACTGAAAATAAATTGGTAACAACAGGTGCTTATGCATGGGTGCGTAATCCTATATATTCAGCGTTCACAATTGTGTTCACAGGAATACTATGTTTACAAAATAATTTAATCCTTTTAGTATTTCCTTTAATTTATTGGTTGTTTTTGAGTATAATTGTAAAAAAAGAAGAGAGTATATTAGAAAAAACATTTGGACAAGAATATTTGATATATAAGTCAAAGGTGAATCGTTGTATTCCGTGGT